A single genomic interval of Oryza sativa Japonica Group chromosome 7, ASM3414082v1 harbors:
- the LOC9269218 gene encoding uncharacterized protein produces the protein MATTASLSAVAARPLSVAWLKKPLCASFQPVPRARPAAAARMAVRASASMKERATAGLTAAAMAAAMVLPDVAEAAQGSLTPSLKNFLLSIVSGGVVLVAIVGAVVAVSNFDPVKRT, from the coding sequence aTGGCCACAACCGCGTCGCTGTCCGCCGTCGCGGCGCGGCCACTGTCCGTGGCCTGGCTCAAGAAGCCCCTGTGCGCCTCGTTCCAGCCCGTGCCGagggcgaggccggcggcggcggcgaggatggccgTGAGGGCGTCGGCGTCGATGAAGGAGAGGGCGACGGCCGGGCTGACggccgcggccatggcggcggcgatggtcctCCCCGACGTCGCGGAGGCCGCGCAGGGCAGCCTGACGCCGTCGCTCAAGAACTTCCTCCTCAGCATCGTGTCCGGCGGGGTCGtgctcgtcgccatcgtcggcgccgtcgtcgccgtctccaACTTCGACCCCGTCAAGCGGACCtga
- the LOC4344258 gene encoding F-box/kelch-repeat protein SKIP6: MSTSAPTSSPEPPEFIRGSLIPALPDDLAIHCVALLPRAAHPSLALVSRAFHTLLCRDPGPLLAARRRLRLSDPHVILSLRPPASASPLFFLLLPHPGWPPLPLPSPPVPVSSSSSVAVDGNRVFLFGGSVSGVPSPSVQILDPRTRSWSVGPRLSSPREFAAAVAHSGVLFVAGGCVPSSPFWAESLNLSSPDAKWSPVPSPPHFREKWMHGSASLAGKVLAVADRGGLAYDPAAPPTEAWAPVSPILDMGWKGRAAVVGGILYSYDYLGQVKGYDPDTDCWSKVEGLEQELPKFLCGATLANVGELLYLVWEGKWKGKGKAKGKGEARSMVVIDWAAIAVTKAEEGRLTGKVLSRDTIVFKDMPKGSAITHCIALEL; encoded by the coding sequence ATGTCCACCTCCGCACCCACCTCGTCGCCTGAGCCGCCGGAGTTCATCCGCGGGAGCCTCATCCCGGCTCTCCCCGACGACCTGGCCATCCACTGCGTCGCCCTGCTGCCGCGCGCCGCGCACCCCTCCCTCGCGCTCGTCTCCCGCGCCTTCCACACCTTGCTGTGCCGCGACCCGGGTCCCCTcctggccgcgcgccgccgcctccgcctctccgACCCCCACGTCATCCTCTCCCTCCgcccgccggcctccgcctcgcctctcttcttcctcctcctcccgcatcCCGGATGGCCACCGCTGCCTCTCCCGTCCCCTCCCgtccccgtctcctcctcctcctcggtcgccgtcgacggcaaCCGGGTGTTCCTCTTCGGCGGGTCCGTCTCCGGAGTGCCGTccccgtcggtgcagatcttggacCCCCGCACCAGATCCTGGTCAGTCGGCCCGCGCCTCTCCTCTCCGCgggagttcgccgccgccgttgcccacTCCGGCGTACTATTCGTCGCCGGCGGTTGTGTTCCTTCCTCCCCCTTCTGGGCTGAGTCCCTGAACCTCTCCTCCCCGGATGCAAAGTGGTCTCCGGTCCCCAGCCCGCCCCACTTCCGGGAGAAGTGGATGCACGGCTCCGCCTCGCTCGCCGGGAAGGTCCTCGCGGTGGCCGATCGCGGCGGCTTGGCCTACGACCCGGCTGCGCCGCCTACTGAGGCATGGGCGCCGGTTTCTCCGATCCTTGACATGGGGTGGAAGGGCCGTGCAGCTGTGGTCGGTGGAATCCTCTACTCCTACGATTACTTGGGGCAGGTCAAGGGCTATGATCCGGACACCGATTGCTGGAGCAAGGTGGAAGGGTTGGAGCAGGAGCTGCCCAAGTTCTTGTGTGGTGCCACTCTCGCCAATGTCGGTGAACTGCTCTACTTGGTTTGGGAAGGGAAGTGGAAAGGGAAAGGGAAAGCGAAAGGAAAGGGCGAAGCAAGGAGCATGGTGGTGATTGATTGGGCTGCCATTGCGGTGACGAAAGCCGAAGAGGGCCGGCTAACGGGGAAGGTGTTGTCAAGGGACACCATTGTATTCAAGGACATGCCAAAGGGGTCAGCAATCACACATTGCATCGCATTGGAGCTGTGA
- the LOC4344256 gene encoding serine/arginine-rich-splicing factor SR34 isoform X2, whose amino-acid sequence MSRRWSRTIYVGNLPGDIREREVEDLFYKYGRIVDIDLKIPPRPPGFAFVEFEDPRDAEDAIRGRDGYNFDGNRLRVELAHGGRGNSSSFNNSGGGGRRGGVSRHTEYRVLVTGLPSSASWQDLKDHMRNAGDVCYSEVYREGGGTIGIVDYTNYDDMKYAIRKLDDSEFKNAFSKAYIRVKEYDGKRSRSYSRSRSRSRGRSYSRSRSPSKSPKGKSSRRSASRSRSRSASSRSRSESKGRSPSRSPARSQSPNTSPANGDAASPKKRSPSRSPPKKRSPSRSPSRSRSPDAKSE is encoded by the exons ATGAGTAGGCGCTGGAGCAGGACAATTTATGTCGGGAACCTCCCGGGCGACATCAGGGAGAGGGAGGTAGAGGATCTGTTCTACAAG TATGGACGCATTGTTGATATTGACTTGAAGATCCCCCCAAGGCCGCCTGGTTTTGCTTTTGTTGAG TTCGAAGATCCCCGTGATGCTGAAGATGCAATCCGTGGACGGGATGGCTATAATTTTGATGGGAACCGTTTGAGG GTGGAACTTGCACATGGTGGGAGAGGTAACTCTTCCTCCTTTAACAATTCTGGTGGAGGGGGACGTCGTGGGGGTGTATCTAGGCATACAGAGTATCGCG TTCTGGTTACTGGACTACCTTCTTCAGCATCATGGCAAGACCTAAAG GACCATATGCGAAATGCTGGTGATGTTTGTTACTCTGAAGTGTACCGTGAGGGTGGTG GTACTATAGGAATTGTAGACTACACAAACTATGATGACATGAAGTATGCT ATCAGGAAACTTGATGATTCTGAATTTAAGAATGCCTTCTCAAAGGCCTATATAAGG GTGAAGGAGTATGATGGAAAGCGCAGCCGTTCATACTCACGAAGCCGAAGCCGAAGTCGAGGTCGCAGCTACAGCAGAAGCAGGAGTCCAAG CAAGTCTCCCAAGGGAAAGTCATCACGCCGTTCAGCATCTAGATCTCGATCGAGATCAGCTTCTTCCCGTTCAAGATCAGAGTCAAAGGGGCGCTCTCCATCAAG ATCACCAGCAAGATCTCAGTCTCCAAATACTTCT CCTGCCAATGGTGATGCAGCAAGCCCCAAGAAACGCAGCCCAAGCAGGAGCCCCCCCAAGAAACGTAGCCCAAGCAGGAGCCCATCACGTTCCCGATCTCCTGAT GCCAAGTCCGAATGA
- the LOC4344255 gene encoding universal stress protein PHOS34 has product MAAAEGEQGKTVVVVGVDDSEHSNYALEWTMQHLASGMAGSGGAELVIVHAKPSPSSVVGFGAGPGSGEVVRYVEADLRKTAEDVVEKARRLCIANAMHALIEVIEGEPRYVLCNAVEKHSAGLLVVGSHGYGAIKRAFLGSVSDYCAHHAHCSVMIVKQPKAKRSRAETA; this is encoded by the exons atggcggcggcggagggggagcaggggaagacggtggtggtggtcgggGTGGACGACAGCGAGCACAGCAACTACGCGCTGGAGTGGACGATGCAGCACCTGGCGAGCGGCatggcgggcagcggcggcgccgagctcgTCATCGTCCACGCCAAGCCCTCGCCGTCCTCCGTCGTCGGCTTCGGCGCCGGCCCCG GGTCTGGAGAGGTGGTGAGATACGTGGAGGCCGACCTGCGCAAGACGGCGGAGGATGTCGTCGAGAAGGCGCGCCGCCTCTGCATCGCCAACGCG ATGCACGCGTTGATCGAGGTGATCGAAGGGGAGCCCAGGTACGTGCTGTGCAACGCGGTGGAGAAGCACAGCGCGGGGTTGCTCGTCGTCGGCAGCCATGGCTACGGCGCAATCAAGAGGGCCTTCCTGGGGAGCGTCAGCGACTACTGCGCCCACCACGCGCACTGCTCCGTCATGATCGTCAAGCAACCCAAGGCCAAGCGCTCTCGTGCCGAGACCGCGTGA
- the LOC4344256 gene encoding serine/arginine-rich-splicing factor SR34 isoform X1, whose protein sequence is MRPNQLRPYEYTTRVYDVRHDQTPRLVSSPRLASSPAACAEQPPISATRAAAPASCYFRRVLAEGRMSRRWSRTIYVGNLPGDIREREVEDLFYKYGRIVDIDLKIPPRPPGFAFVEFEDPRDAEDAIRGRDGYNFDGNRLRVELAHGGRGNSSSFNNSGGGGRRGGVSRHTEYRVLVTGLPSSASWQDLKDHMRNAGDVCYSEVYREGGGTIGIVDYTNYDDMKYAIRKLDDSEFKNAFSKAYIRVKEYDGKRSRSYSRSRSRSRGRSYSRSRSPSKSPKGKSSRRSASRSRSRSASSRSRSESKGRSPSRSPARSQSPNTSPANGDAASPKKRSPSRSPPKKRSPSRSPSRSRSPDAKSE, encoded by the exons ATGCGGCCCAACCAACTTAGGCCATATGAATACACCACACGAGTATACGACGTCAGACACGACCAAAcccctcgtctcgtctcgtcgcctcgcctcgcgagttcgcccgccgcctgcgccgagcaGCCGCCGATCTCCGCCACgcgagcagcggcgccggcgtcctGCTACttccgccgcgtcctcgccg AAGGAAGGATGAGTAGGCGCTGGAGCAGGACAATTTATGTCGGGAACCTCCCGGGCGACATCAGGGAGAGGGAGGTAGAGGATCTGTTCTACAAG TATGGACGCATTGTTGATATTGACTTGAAGATCCCCCCAAGGCCGCCTGGTTTTGCTTTTGTTGAG TTCGAAGATCCCCGTGATGCTGAAGATGCAATCCGTGGACGGGATGGCTATAATTTTGATGGGAACCGTTTGAGG GTGGAACTTGCACATGGTGGGAGAGGTAACTCTTCCTCCTTTAACAATTCTGGTGGAGGGGGACGTCGTGGGGGTGTATCTAGGCATACAGAGTATCGCG TTCTGGTTACTGGACTACCTTCTTCAGCATCATGGCAAGACCTAAAG GACCATATGCGAAATGCTGGTGATGTTTGTTACTCTGAAGTGTACCGTGAGGGTGGTG GTACTATAGGAATTGTAGACTACACAAACTATGATGACATGAAGTATGCT ATCAGGAAACTTGATGATTCTGAATTTAAGAATGCCTTCTCAAAGGCCTATATAAGG GTGAAGGAGTATGATGGAAAGCGCAGCCGTTCATACTCACGAAGCCGAAGCCGAAGTCGAGGTCGCAGCTACAGCAGAAGCAGGAGTCCAAG CAAGTCTCCCAAGGGAAAGTCATCACGCCGTTCAGCATCTAGATCTCGATCGAGATCAGCTTCTTCCCGTTCAAGATCAGAGTCAAAGGGGCGCTCTCCATCAAG ATCACCAGCAAGATCTCAGTCTCCAAATACTTCT CCTGCCAATGGTGATGCAGCAAGCCCCAAGAAACGCAGCCCAAGCAGGAGCCCCCCCAAGAAACGTAGCCCAAGCAGGAGCCCATCACGTTCCCGATCTCCTGAT GCCAAGTCCGAATGA
- the LOC136357240 gene encoding glutathione S-transferase T3-like, whose product MDPQGGGGSRLSAAGRGGNKRGGKQLGLKRSSAPAPSPATAQPPLPASSPPEAPSPATVQPPTPSSSPAVAAPSSSPAVPMSTMPPWPPQGAGWGSVPPNFAFLQGNQQGPSSWLYPTEGFVNFLQQNCLPQPQEGENFHLVGQTTNTMSTPPPTPQAAANNTVQIDIHEDAINDASAKKRSLRYWTHDEEERLASAWLNASKDPIHGNEKKGDTFWKEVTDEFNRKGNGKRTREINQLKVHWSRLKSSIGEFNDYWTKVTQMNTSGYDDDMLEKEAQQMYANTFGKPFALVHWWKILRKEPKWCAMIEKDKNKAEVVDIPDEQKRPIGREAAQAERNGKRKKDSMSEGIVILGDNIEKIIKVTQDRKLEREKVTEAQIHISNVNLKAAEQQKEAKMFEVYNSLLTQDTSNMSEEQKARRDKALQKLEEKLFAD is encoded by the exons ATGGATCCACAAGGAGGTGGTGGATCCCGTCTGAGCGCCGCCGGCAGAGGAGGGAATAAGCGTGGGGGCAAGCAGCTGGGCCTGAAGAGGTCGTCGGCGCCTGCTCCATCACCGGCAACAGCTCAGCCACCGCTGCCTGCAAGTTCCCCTCCTGAAGCTCCATCGCCGGCAACAGTTCAGCCGCCTACTCCATCGTCAAGtcctgctgttgctgcccccAGTTCATCCCCTGCTGTACCGATGTCAACCATGCCCCCATGGCCACCGCAAGGAGCAGGATGGGGCTCTGTACCCCCCAATTTTGCTTTTCTGCAAGGAAACCAACAAGGCCCAAGTTCATG GTTGTATCCTACAGAAGGCTTCGTAAATTTTCTCCAACAGAACTGTCTGCCGCAGCCACAAGAAGGTGAAAATTTTCACCTTGTTGGTCAGACTACCAACACAATGTCTACTCCACCACCAACACCCCAAGCTGCAGCTAACAATACAGTCCAAATTGATATTCATGAAGATGCAATCAATGATGCAAGTGCTAAAAAGAGAAGTTTGAGATATTGGACTCATGATGAGGAAGAGAGATTGGCTAGTGCTTGGTTGAATGCTTCTAAAGATCCCATTCATGGGAATGAAAAGAAAGGTGATACGTTTTGGAAAGAGGTTACTGATGAGTTCAACAGAAAAGGGAATGGGAAGCGTACAAGGGAAATAAATCAATTGAAGGTTCATTGGTCACGCCTCAAATCATCGATTGGAGAATTCAATGATTACTGGACTAAGGTAACTCAAATGAATACAAGCGGATATGACGATGACATGCTGGAGAAGGAGGCACAACAGATGTATGCAAATACATTTGGAAAGCCTTTTGCACTTGTGCATTGGTGGAAGATACTGAGAAAAGAGCCCAAGTGGTGTGCAATGATTGAGAAGGACAAAAACAAGGCTGAAGTGGTTGATATTCCAGATGAACAAAAGCGTCCCATTGGTAGAGAAGCAGCACAAGCCGAGCGCAATGGAAAACGCAAGAAGGACAGTATGTCAGAAGGAATTGTCATCCTAGGGGACAATATTGAAAAAATTATCAAAGTGACGCAAGATCGGAAGCTGGAGCGTGAGAAGGTCACTGAAGCACAGATTCACATTTCAAACGTAAATTTGAAGGCAGCAGAACagcaaaaagaagcaaagaTGTTTGAGGTATACAATTCCCTGCTCACTCAAGATACAAGTAACATGTCTGAAGAACAGAAGGCTCGCCGAGACAAGGCATTACAAAAGCTGGAGGAAAAGTTATTTGCTGACTAA
- the LOC4344259 gene encoding uncharacterized protein, which produces MAEEKSTMQSMREWVVDHKLRAVGTLWLTGVASSIAYNWSRPGMKTSVKIIHARLHAQALTLAALAGSALVEYYDHRSGSGSRVHQYAKQFITPESNPQKE; this is translated from the exons ATGGCGGAGGAGAAGAGCACGATGCAGTCGATGAGGGAGTGGGTCGTCGACCACAAGCTCCGGGCCGTCG GGACGCTGTGGCTGACTGGGGTGGCGAGCTCGATCGCGTACAACTGGTCGAGGCCCGGCATGAAGACCAGCGTCAAGATCATCCACGCCAG GTTGCATGCTCAGGCCCTCACACTGGCTGCATTGGCTGGCTCTGCACTGGTGGAGTACTACGACCATCGGTCAGGTTCAGGATCAAGAGTTCATCAGTATGCGAAGCAGTTCATCACACCTGAGAGCAACCCACAAAAAGAATAG
- the LOC9269036 gene encoding uncharacterized protein → MVPAGAEDYYGPYYHGGGRHGGGGGPPHALLLMAVVLALAVAGPRVLGEGAGEAITAALTDMLSPVGLLLLPVSLVFVIRILSDDRSAAVLANVLAFGAGAPDAVHRVGGSPVGVVVVLFLVLMMVYYRPSWLLRGGAGAGGEGDGE, encoded by the coding sequence ATGGTGCCGGCCGGGGCGGAGGATTATTACGGGCCGTActaccacggcggcggccggcacggcggtggcggcgggccgcCGCACGCGCTGCTGCTGATGGCGGTGGTGCTGGCGCTGGCGGTCGCGGGGCCGCGGGTGCTCGGCGAGGGCGCCGGGGAGGCGATCACCGCGGCCTTGACCGACATGCTCAGCCCCGTGGGGCTCCTGCTGCTTCCCGTCAGCCTCGTCTTCGTCATCCGCATCCTCTCCGACGACCGcagcgccgccgtgctcgccaaCGTCCTCGCCTTCGGCGCCGGCGCGCCCGACGCCGTCCACCGCGTCGGGGGTTCGCCGGTGGGGGTCGTGGTCGTGCTGTTCCTCGTACTGATGATGGTTTACTACCGGCCGTCGTGGCtgctccgcggcggcgccggcgccggcggcgagggcgacggcgagtaG